The DNA segment CATCCTCATATTCATTTGGATAATATAATTTCAGTTGTGAAAATGCTGTATATTCTGTATCTCCTTCTACAACAACAATTCTACCGCCAAAAAAGAACTCATGTACATATGGATCGCACACATTTAATAATTTCAAATTTTCCTTATCGTCTTCACTTAACTGTGCTTTTTCAGGCCTGAAAAGAATTGTACTGTTTACTTCATCACATATGCTTCTATCGACCCGTATTATTGTTGTGTTATCACGAGAAAGATCTATAAAAATTGGTGAATGTGTTGTGACCATAACTTGCCAGTTGCCGGTTTTGGGTAGCTCATAAAGAACTTTCCTCGCATCTCTTATTGCGGTTGGGTGCAAACACATCTCTGGCTCGTCAATAAGCAAAACATGTGGTCGTTCCGATGTCTTATCTCCATTTTCAGAGATATATTTCAATGCAGTCCATAGAAGAGTTCGCCTTGCGCCGCTTCCTTGCCCTTCTATCTTCGATAAAAAGCCATCTGCTGGCCCCATATACAACCCTGGGGCTTCCTTAAATGGTGAGTATGTTTTATCAAGATTACTTTCTGGTTTTGCATCAAGCTTTATTACATAATTCTTGAAAACTTCGTTAAGATATTTATTAATGCTCTCTTCGATAGACTGAACTTGACCTTCAATCGAATTAGTGATACAATTCTGAAAAGTAGCTATCTGGCTGAGCAAAACTTCATAATCCGTTTTTCCGGAAGTGTTTTCAAGACTAGTTACTTTTTTAAGATTATCTACGATAATGTTAGATAATAATCCGGTTATCTTACTCGCCTGAGCTTCAGGTGATGAAAATGCATCAATCCTATGCGGTTTTGGTCTATATGCATTTGCCACGTTAGGTGCTCCCCAGGGCACCTTTTCTGACCAATCATTAGCAATTACATCGAATCCTTGCCGTTTTGGCTCTGCGTTTGGATTGTCCCATGTCCACTTTTCCCTGATTAATAGTTCTCCATTACCCAAATCTTTTATCCACTGCTCACCAGGCTTGTTTTCGGAAATAATTGTATGGACTTCAATTTCAGGTAATCTACCAACTTCAACTTTGCTGTTAGGGAAATCATCAATGGTCAAATAACCGTCCTTAGAACCCGTATTCATAGCAATTTCATAGGCACGTAAGATCGAACTTTTCCCGGTATTATTTGCGCCAACCAAAACCACTATATCATTTAAATATATCTCAAGAGGATTATTACCAATTGTTCTAAAATTTTTGATGACAAGTTTATTTAGTCTTGGACGCGGCTTAGTTTTATCCTCTGAAATCAAAGAAATAAATTCCTCTTTAGGTGCTTTTGCCATTTTAATCTCCTTTCGATTATACATTATTTCGTCAAATTATCGCTATGATATGCTGGTTGTACAAACTGCTAATTGTTGCTATAAAGTAATTATTAAATACTTTTTTCACTTATAGCTTTTTGTTATATATTTTAAACACCATTATATACCAATAATGTAAAAAATCAACATATTTCGACGTTATTTTTAATATTTTATATAAATAGCAAGGTAAATGTATATATAGGCCGGAAAATAGCAGGATAGTCTTTCGACTAAAATTTTATTCTCCATATGTCCTGGAATGTTATGCTCTGAGGCTTTTCTTTTTACTATTTATGACTACAATACAACATTTTTACTACATAGTCCTACCAAACTTACTACCGATAAAAATGTATCACTTTTGCGAAGCGGGATTATAGTCAGCCCTATAATATCGCTC comes from the Oscillospiraceae bacterium genome and includes:
- a CDS encoding AAA family ATPase, which gives rise to MAKAPKEEFISLISEDKTKPRPRLNKLVIKNFRTIGNNPLEIYLNDIVVLVGANNTGKSSILRAYEIAMNTGSKDGYLTIDDFPNSKVEVGRLPEIEVHTIISENKPGEQWIKDLGNGELLIREKWTWDNPNAEPKRQGFDVIANDWSEKVPWGAPNVANAYRPKPHRIDAFSSPEAQASKITGLLSNIIVDNLKKVTSLENTSGKTDYEVLLSQIATFQNCITNSIEGQVQSIEESINKYLNEVFKNYVIKLDAKPESNLDKTYSPFKEAPGLYMGPADGFLSKIEGQGSGARRTLLWTALKYISENGDKTSERPHVLLIDEPEMCLHPTAIRDARKVLYELPKTGNWQVMVTTHSPIFIDLSRDNTTIIRVDRSICDEVNSTILFRPEKAQLSEDDKENLKLLNVCDPYVHEFFFGGRIVVVEGDTEYTAFSQLKLYYPNEYEDVHIIRARGKGVIPSIVKILNQFTANYGVLHDADTEKSENGNANPAWTVNMNILSEIGKSSNSSQTLLIACKQNFEDALLKQKISKDKPYYALSQMKADEVFKQQVKDLFDALLDNSKEPPENCVRWSNIEELK